A region of Salvelinus alpinus chromosome 6, SLU_Salpinus.1, whole genome shotgun sequence DNA encodes the following proteins:
- the tbc1d9 gene encoding TBC1 domain family member 9, with the protein MWVHPEEVLQAGALWITERANPYFILQKRKGHGDGGGGLAGLLVGTLDVVLDSSARVAPYRILYQTPDSLIYWIIAHGCSRKEITEHWEWLEQNLLQTLSIFENENDITTFVKGKVQGIIAEYNKNHDVKEDDDTDKFKEAICTFRKLFGMPEEEKLVNYYSCSYWKGRVPRQGWLYLSINHICFYSYLLGKEAKLVIRWADITQLEKSATLLLPDAVKVSTRVTEHVFSVFLNINETFKLMEQLANIAMRQLLDNKGFEQDRSLPKLKRKTPKKVSALKRDLDARAKSERYRALFRLPKDEKLDGHTGCTLWTPFNKMHILGQMFVSTNYICFTSKEETLCSLIIPLREVTIVEKADSSNFLPSSVSISTKNRMTFLFANLKDRDFLVQRISDFLQQTTSKIYFEREITGSVNSSDDELYSQQGSLLSSSPQRSSLGSEGSSEGERQFNLNDNSVPTATQALMTMYRRRSPEEFNPKLAKEFLKEQAWKNHFTEYGQGVCMYRTEKTKDLVLKGIPENMRGELWLLFSGAINEMATHPGYYEDLVEKSMGKYNLATEEIERDLHRSLPEHPAFQNEMGIAALRRVLTAYAFRNPNIGYCQAMNIVTSVLLLYAKEEEAFWLLVALCERMLPDYYNTRVVGALVDQGVFEELAREYVPELYDCMQDLGVISTISLSWFLTLFLSVMPFESAVVVVDCFFYEGIKVIFQLALSVLHANIHQLLGAKDDGEAMTVLGKYLDSVTNKDSTLPPIPHLHSLLTDDGDPHPEVDIFKLVRSSYEKFGSIRADVIEQMRFKQRLRVIQTIEDTTKRNVVRTIVTETAFSIDELEELYVLFKAEHLTSCYWGGTGGSNPTERHDPSLPYLEQYRIDLEQFSGLFSLLFPWAPVNGAHADPLALRFFRLLDHNGDSLINFREFISGLSVLCHGDLTEKLKLLYKMHVIPEVTHEQEEPDSAFEATQYFFEDITPETNGLDPKCKSEKDDGFVRVTFKTEKVKKLHTPDYRHYLRLWNQGTKNKLDNMKDLPKLNQSQFIELCKTLYNMFSEDAQEQELYHATATVTSLLLEMGEVGKLFCHSKDQEEQDQDDPEEAKTSGPAQDGGTKPGGVFQQRGQGEGEESQARPCGPAKRDGKGEQLSAMEDIKLEDSSPKDTGTSSSMLISDDETKDDTSMSSYSVLSGGSHELDDKLHCEDINDDTVLVRSENRPHGGGGGNGPHGEGGPHGRDGGLPHSTSIDKDWAITFEQFLASVLTEQALVLYFEKPVEVAARITNAKNVRKVGCSLLFPSDYEISLSG; encoded by the exons ATGTGGGTGCACCCTGAAGAGGTGTTGCAAGCGGGTGCGTTGTGGATAACCGAGCGAGCAAATCCCTATTTCATCCTCCAGAAACGCAAGGGCCACGGGGACGGCGGAGGAGGACTAGCGG GTCTGTTGGTGGGAACACTGGACGTGGTGCTGGACTCCAGTGCTCGAGTGGCCCCCTACAGAATCCTTTACCAGACACCTGACTCCCTAATCTACTGGATCATTGCTCatg GGTGCTCCCGTAAGGAGATCACAGAGCACTGGGAGTGGCTGGAGCAGAACCTCCTGCAGACACTGTCCATCTTTGAGAACGAGAATGACATCACTACCTTTGTCAAGGGCAAAGTTCAG GGTATTATCGCCGAGTACAACAAGAACCACGACGTGAAGGAGGACGATGACACTGACAAATTCAAGGAGGCCATCTGTACGTTCCGTAAGCTGTTTGGCATGCCTGAAGAGGAGAAGCTGGTCAACTACTACTCCTGTAGCTACTGGAAGGGCCGTGTGCCCCGGCAGGGCTGGCTCTACCTCAGCATCAACCACATCTGCTTCTACTCTTACCTGCTGGGGAAAGAAG CCAAGCTGGTGATCCGCTGGGCCGACATCACCCAGCTGGAGAAAAGcgccaccctcctcctccccgatGCAGTCAAG GTGAGCACTCGGGTGACTGAGCACGTCTTCTCGGTCTTCCTCAACATCAACGAGACCTTCAAGCTGATGGAGCAGCTGGCCAACATCGCCATGAGACAGCTCCTTGACAACAAGGGCTTTGAGCAGGACCGCTCTCTGCCCAAACTCAAGAGGAAGACACCCAAAAAGGTGTCTGCCCTCAAGAG GGACCTGGATGCCAGGGCTAAGAGCGAGCGTTACCGGGCCTTGTTCCGTCTGCCCAAGGATGAGAAGCTGGACGGACACACGGGCTGCACCCTTTGGACCCCCTTCAACAAGATGCACATCCTGGGCCAGATGTTTGTCTCCACTAACTACATCTGCTTCACTTCCAAGGAGGAGACCCTGTGCAGCCTCATCATCCCCCTAAGAGAG GTGACGATAGTGGAGAAGGCGGACAGCTCCAACTTTTTGCCCAGCTCAGTGTCCATCAGCACCAAGAACAGGATGACTTTCCTGTTCGCCAACCTCAAGGACCGGGACTTCCTGGTCCAGAGGATCTCTGACTTCCTGCAGCAGACCACCTCCAAGATCTACTTCGAGAGGGAGATCACCGGGAGTGTGAACAGCTCCGACGATGAG ttgTACTCCCAGCAgggctctctcctctccagcagtCCCCAGCGCAGCAGTCTGGGCTCAGAGGGCTCCTCCGAGGGTGAGCGCCAGTTTAACCTCAATGACAACAGCGTGCCCACCGCCACCCAGGCCCTCATGACAATGTACCGCCGCCGCTCGCCGGAGGAGTTCAACCCCAAACTG GCCAAGGAGTTCCTGAAGGAACAGGCGTGGAAGAACCACTTCACCGAGTACGGCCAGGGGGTGTGTATGTACCGTACAGAGAAGACCAAGGACCTGGTGCTTAAAGGCATCCCAGAGAACATGAGGGGAGAGCTGTGGCTGCTCTTCTCTG ggGCGATCAATGAGATGGCGACCCACCCTGGCTACTATGAGGACCTGGTAGAGAAGTCTATGGGGAAGTACAACCTGGCGACGGAGGAGATCGAGAGAGACCTGCACCGCTCCCTCCCTGAACACCCAGCCTTCCAGAACGAGATGGGGATCGCTGCCCTACGAAGGGTCCTTACTGCCTACGCCTTCAGAAACCCCAACATAGGCTACTGCCAG GCCATGAACATTGTGACGTCGGTGCTGCTGCTGTATGCTAAAGAGGAGGAGGCCTTCTGGCTGCTGGTGGCTCTGTGTGAGCGGATGCTGCCTGACTACTACAACACCAGGGTCGTAG GAGCTCTGGTAGACCAGGGTGTTTTTGAGGAGCTGGCCAGGGAGTACGTCCCTGAACTCTACGACTGCATGCAGGACCTGGGAGTCATCTCTACCATTTCCCTCTCCTGGTTCCTCACCCTGTTCCTCAGTGTCATGCCCTTCGAGAGTGCTGTGGTGGTGGTCGACTGCTTCTTCTACGAGGGCATCAAGGTCATCTTCCAGCTGGCGCTCAGCGTGCTGCACGCCAACATCCACCAGCTGCTGGGGGCAAAGGACGATGGAGAGGCCATGACCGTGCTGGGAAA GTACCTGGACAGCGTGACCAATAAGGACAGCACCCTGCCTCCCATCCCCCACCTGCACTCCCTGCTGACAGACGATGGGGATCCCCACCCAGAGGTGGACATTTTCAAGCTGGTCCGCAGCTCCTACGAG AAGTTTGGCTCCATCCGGGCAGACGTGATCGAGCAGATGCGCTTCAAACAGAGGCTAAGGGTCATTCAGACCATCGAGGACACCACCAAACGCAACGTG GTCAGAACCATTGTCACGGAGACTGCATTCAGCATCGACGAACTGGAGGAGCTCTACGTTCTGTTCAAG GCGGAACACCTGACCAGCTGCTATTGGGGCGGAACGGGTGGCAGCAACCCCACGGAGCGCCACGACCCCAGCCTGCCCTACCTGGAGCAGTACCGCATCGACCTGGAGCAGTTCAGCGGGCTGTTCTCCCTGCTCTTCCCCTGGGCCCCTGTCAACGGGGCCCACGCAGACCCCCTGGCCCTGCGCTTCTTCAGGCTCCTGGACCATAACGGAGACTCTCTGATTAATTTCCGGGAGTTTATTAGTGGACTGA GTGTTTTATGCCACGGGGATCTGACTGAGAAACTGAAGCTCCTGTACAAGATGCATGTGATTCCtg AGGTGACCCATGAGCAGGAGGAGCCAGACTCTGCCTTCGAGGCCACCCAGTACTTCTTTGAGGACATCACCCCGGAAACCAATG GCCTTGACCCCAAGTGCAAGAGCGAGAAGGATGATGGCTTTGTCAGGGTCACGTTCAAGACTGAGAAAG TGAAGAAACTGCACACCCCTGACTACCGCCACTACCTGAGGCTGTGGAACCAGGGCACCAAGAACAAGCTGGACAACATGAAGGATCTGCCCAAACTCAACCAG agcCAGTTCATAGAGCTGTGCAAGACACTGTACAACATGTTCAGCGAGGACGCCCAGGAGCAGGAGCTGTACCACGCCACGGCCACCGTCACCAGCCTGCTGCTGGAGATGGGCGAGGTGGGCAAGCTCTTCTGCCATTCCAAGGACCAGGAGGAGCAGGACCAGGACGATCCAGAGGAGGCCAAAACCAGTGGGCCAGCCCAAGATGGAGGGACCAAGCCTGGGGGTGTCTTCCAGCAGAGGggccagggagagggggaggagagccaGGCCAGGCCGTGTGGCCCTGCGAAGAGGGACGGCAAGGGCGAGCAGCTGTCTGCCATGGAGGACATTAAGCTGGAGGACTCGTCCCCGAAGGACACAGGGACATCGTCCTCCATGCTCATCTCAGATGACGAGACCAAAGACGACACGTCCATGTCGTCCTACTCTGTGCTCAGCGGCGGCTCCCATGAGCTCGACGACAAGCTTCACTGCGAGGACATTAATGACGACACGGTCCTGGTGCGCAGCGAGAACAGGCCccatggtggagggggagggaaCGGGCCTCACGGTGAAGGTGGGCCCCATGGCAGAGATGGGGGGCTGCCTCACAGCACCAGCATAGATAAAGACTGGGCCATCACCTTTGAGCAGTTCCTGGCATCGGTGCTCACTGAGCAGGCCCTGGTGCTTTACTTTGAGAAGCCAGTGGAGGTGGCCGCACGTATCACCAATGCCAAGAATGTGAGGAAAGTGGGGTGCTCCCTACTGTTCCCTAGCGACTATGAGATCTCCCTGTCTGGGTAA